The Micromonospora sp. NBC_00421 DNA window GTTGCTGGTGGGCTTGAAGATCTTGACCTGGCCGCCGCGCTGGATGTACATGACCCGACCGTCCGGCAGCACGGCCAGGGCCATCGGGTCGACCGTGTTGTCGTCCAGGGTGCGCTTCTCGAAGTTGCTCCAGACGGTGCCGCCGCAGTCGCCGGGCAGGTTGCCGGCGGCCCACTTCACGCCGCCGAGGACGTGGTCGCGGAAGCTCGTCTCGCTGTAGGAGGCGATCGCGTGGCCCATCGCGGTGGCCCACACCCGCCCGCCAGCGGCGTTGCGGCACCAGGAGATCGGGTGGTCCGGACCCATCGCCCGGGACCCCGGGTTGTAGGTGCGCTCGTCGGCGGTCACCAGCACGTGCACGTTGCCGCGCGGGTTGGCGTCGAAGTTGTACCACTCCTCGCTGCGGTTCCAACGGTCCGGCAGGCCGGTCGTCGACGGGTGCTGCTTGTCGGCGACGATGGCGGTGCCGGGCAGCACGCCGGGGGAGTGCTCGGGCATGTGGGCACCGCCGTTGAGGGTCTGGTCCCACCAGGGGTACTCGCCCTCGATGCCCATGTCCAGGGCGTTGTGGATGCCGACGATGCCCTTGCCGCTGGCCAGGTAACCCTCCACGGCCTGGCGTTGGGCGGCCGAGGTCCAGACCATGCCGGAGGTCTGGAACATGATGATCACGTCGAAGGTGGCGAGGTTGGCCGGGGTGAAGACGCTGGAGTCCTCGGTCTGCACCAACTCGAAGTTGTTGGCCGCCGCCTGCTGCTGGAACATGCTGATCCCGGCGGGGATCGAGTCGTGCCGGTAGCCCACCGTCTTGGTGAACAGCAGGGCGCGGAAGGCCGGTGCCGCCGACGCGGGTGGGGCGAGGCCGAGCGACAGTAACAGGCCGGCGATCATGGCGATGAGCAGTGTGGTGCGACGCATGCCGTCTCCTAGTTTTCGGCGGGCAACTCCGGTGGCGACCGTGGCTCCGTCGGCGCGTCAGGTGGTGGCTGGCGCAGGCAGGGCACGGGTGTGGTGCTCGGGTCGTCGTGCCGTCCGCCGTAACGGCCGTCAGCCCCGTTGATCGTCACAGAGAGTGACTTGTTGGTGTTCTCGTCCCGTGGGTCGCGAGGTCAGGATGATTGAGTCATCGATGACTGTCAATGGATTGGGGAAGGTTCGATGTTTCGACCTGTTGGTGGCAGCCGGCTGCGGACCCCTCGACGCGGCGGCGGTGCTGATCGGGGGGCGTGCCTGGGAATTGCATCGGGAGGAGGATTGTGGACAAGCATCGAAACATCTATCTTCATACGTGTGATGTTTCGTCGATGTCAAGGAAAGTTTGCTTCGACGAGACGTAAGCACCCGTGGCAGACAGCGAAAGTACTCCCGTCCGACTCGATGCACGAGCCGGACGTGGGGTGGCGATCACGTCGATGACTACTTTCTGTGAGGGTTCCCGGAATGTCAGACCCACCACCGGCGTCGCTGCTCACCCTCCGGGGGATCGGCAAGTCCTTCTTCGGGGTACGCGTCCTCGACGGTGTCGACCTCGACGTCGCGCCGGGCGAGGTGCACGCCGTCGTCGGTGAGAACGGCGCCGGCAAGTCCACCCTCATGAAGATCGCCTCCGGCGGGTACGCCCCGGACGAGGGCACCGTCGAGGTCGCCGGTGAACCGCGCGTCTTCCGGGGCCCGCGCGACGCGCAGCGGGCCGGGGTCGGCATCATCCACCAGGAGTTCAATCTGCTGCCGGAGCGCACCGTCGCGGAGAACGTCTACCTGGGACACGAGCCGGTGCGCCGCGGGTTGGTCGACCGCGGGGCGATGCTCGACCGCACCAGCCGGCTTCTCGCCTCGATCGGGGAGACCACCCTCGCGGCCGACGCCCAGGTGGGCCGCCTCGGCGTCGCCCAGCAGCAGGTCGTCGAGATCGCCAAGGCGCTCGCCCTGGACGCCCGGCTGCTCATCATGGACGAGCCGACCGCGGCCCTGGCCGACCACGAGGTCGAACTGCTCTACGGCCTGGTACGCCGGCTCCAGCAGCGGGGCATCGGCCTGCTGTACGTCTCGCACCGGCTCACCGAGGTCTTCGACCTGTCCGGCCGGATCACCGTCCTCAAGGACGGCCGCCGGGTCACCACCGTGGACACCGCCGACACCACCACCGACACCCTGGTACGGCACATGGTCGGCCGGGAGCTGTCCAGCTACTACCCGGACCGGGCCCGCCCCGCCGACCTCGGCCCGGTGCGGCTCACCGCCCGCGACGCGGGGAACCGGAAACTGCGTGGCATCGACGTCGAGTTGCGAGCCGGGGAGGTGCTCGGCGTCGGTGGTCTCCAGGGCGCCGGGCGGTCCGCGCTGGCCCGCGCGCTGTTCGGCGTCGACCCGTTCACCACCGGCGAGGTGACACTCGACGGCAGAACGGTCCGGCTGCGCTCGCCCCGGACCGCGATGCGGGCCGGCATCGCCTACGTCACCGAGGACCGCAAGGGGGAGGGCATCGTGCCCCGACAGTCGGTGCTCGACAACGCGCTGCTCGCCAGCCGGGCGGTCTTCGCGGCCCGGTCCGGTCGCGCCGCCCGTACCGCCCGGGTGCGGGAGCTGCTCGCCGCCGTCGAGGTCCGCGCCGCCGGCGACGACCAGGAGATCCGTTTCCTGTCGGGCGGCAACCAGCAGAAGGTCGTGCTGGCCCGCTGGCTCGCGCTCGACCCGCAGGTCCTGCTCTTCGACGAGCCGACCCGGGGCATCGACGTGGGCGCGAAGTCGGCCATCCACGATCTCGTCCGCCGGCTGGCCCGCGACGGCGCAGCCGTGTTGATGATCTCGTCCGACCTGCCCGAGCTGCTGGGGATGAGCGACCGGATCGTCGTCATGCGCGACGGCCGGATCGCCGGCGAGCTGCCCGCCGGCGCGACCGAGGAGGACGTGGTCGCCCTGGCCGTAGGCCACGTGAGGGCTGGCGCCCAGTGAGTGCGAGGAGTGAGCCGGGTTTGCGAGCCCCGCAGTCGCGAACGGGGATGGCTCTGGTGAGTGCGAGGAGTGAGCCGGGTTTGCGAGCCCCGCAGTCGCGAACGGAGACCGTCCGGTGAGCGTGTTGTCGTTGTTGCCGGCCCGACGGCCGGTGCCGGGCGTGTTCGTGGCGCTGGCCCTCACCCTCGCGATCGGCTGGCTGGTCGTCCTGGTCGACGGCGGCCAGTTGTTCAACCAGTCCACGACGGTGAGCCTGCTGCACGTCGCCGCCGGTCTCGGGTTCGTCGCCGTCGGCCAGACCCTGGTCATCCTCGGCGGTTCGCTCGACCTCTCCGTGGCGTACGTGATCAGCCTGAGCACCCTCGTCGCGGCCGAGACGATGAACGGCAGCGACGGCGCGCTGCTGCCGGCGATCGGCCTGGCGCTGGCGGTCAGTGCCGGCGTCGGACTGCTCAACGGGCTGCTCGTGACCAGGTTCCGGGTCAACGCGTTCATCGCCACCCTCGGCGTCGGGTTGCTGCTCAAGGGGTACCTCGACAGCAACTACGACGGCCCGGCCGGCAGCACCTCACCCGGCCTGGTGCAGTCGCTGGGCTATCAGCGCGTCGGCCCGGTGCCGCTGTCGTTCCTGCTGCTGCTCGCGGTGACCGCGGCGGCCTGGTTCGTACTGTCCCGGACCCGCTTCGGTCACCACCTGGTCGCCGTCGGCGGTGATCCGGAGGTCGCCCGGCTCTCCGGCGTCCGCAACGACCGGGTGCTCGTCACCGCGCACGTGCTGTGCTCGCTGTGTGCCGGGCTCGCCGGGATCTACCTGGCCAGCCGGCTCGGTTCGGGCGCGCCCCGGGTGGGCACCGAGGGCCTCTACGACCTGGAGTCGATAGCCGCGGTGGTGATCGGCGGGACCGCGCTCGCCGGTGGGCGCGGCGGTGTCGTCGGCACCGTCGGCGGGGTGCTGCTGCTCGCCAGCATCGACGCGATCTTCAACCAGCTCGAGGTCGACGCGTTCTTCAAGCAGGTGATCAGGGGCGTCATCATCATCGCCGCGGTCGCCGTCTACGCCCGTCGGGCTCTGCGAAAGGCGGCGGCCTAGCCATGCAGCTCGTCCAGCGTCGTCCGCTGTCACTGCGCCGTGTCCGGCTTCGCCCCGGCGGGGTGCTGCCGATCCTGGCCATCCTCGCGGTGCTGCTGGTGCTCGTCGGCATCCGGCAGCCCAGTTTCCTCGACCCGCCGTCGTTGATGTCCTTCCTGGGGCGTTCCGCACCGATCATCCTGCTCGCCGCCGGCCAGTACTTCGTGATCGTCTCCGGCGAGTTCGACCTCTCCGTCGGCTCGCTGGTCACCGCCCAGGTGGTGGTCGCGGCCCGGCTGATCGACGGCGACCCGGCCCGCACCTGGCCGGTGGTGCTGCTCCTGCTCGGCTTCGGGGCGCTGGTCGGGCTGGTCAACGGCCTGATCACGACACGCCTGCGGGTGCCGTCGTTCATCACCACCCTCGGCATGTTCCTGATCCTGGTCGGCGCGGTGTACCTGTGGTCCGACGGCGCGCCGAAGGGCGGTCTCTCCGAGGAGTTCCGGCGGTTCGGCCGGCGGGCGGTCGAGGACGTGCCGCTGCTCGGCCGGGTGCCGTACGCGCTGCTGGTCCTGGTGGCCGTCGCGGTGCTCGCGGTGCTGCTGATGCGGTCGGACTTCGGCCGGACCCTGGTCGCCGTCGGCGACAACCCGCGCACCGCGCAGCTGAGCGGGGTACGCGTCTGG harbors:
- a CDS encoding sugar ABC transporter ATP-binding protein: MSDPPPASLLTLRGIGKSFFGVRVLDGVDLDVAPGEVHAVVGENGAGKSTLMKIASGGYAPDEGTVEVAGEPRVFRGPRDAQRAGVGIIHQEFNLLPERTVAENVYLGHEPVRRGLVDRGAMLDRTSRLLASIGETTLAADAQVGRLGVAQQQVVEIAKALALDARLLIMDEPTAALADHEVELLYGLVRRLQQRGIGLLYVSHRLTEVFDLSGRITVLKDGRRVTTVDTADTTTDTLVRHMVGRELSSYYPDRARPADLGPVRLTARDAGNRKLRGIDVELRAGEVLGVGGLQGAGRSALARALFGVDPFTTGEVTLDGRTVRLRSPRTAMRAGIAYVTEDRKGEGIVPRQSVLDNALLASRAVFAARSGRAARTARVRELLAAVEVRAAGDDQEIRFLSGGNQQKVVLARWLALDPQVLLFDEPTRGIDVGAKSAIHDLVRRLARDGAAVLMISSDLPELLGMSDRIVVMRDGRIAGELPAGATEEDVVALAVGHVRAGAQ
- a CDS encoding ABC transporter permease, giving the protein MQLVQRRPLSLRRVRLRPGGVLPILAILAVLLVLVGIRQPSFLDPPSLMSFLGRSAPIILLAAGQYFVIVSGEFDLSVGSLVTAQVVVAARLIDGDPARTWPVVLLLLGFGALVGLVNGLITTRLRVPSFITTLGMFLILVGAVYLWSDGAPKGGLSEEFRRFGRRAVEDVPLLGRVPYALLVLVAVAVLAVLLMRSDFGRTLVAVGDNPRTAQLSGVRVWRTRTVAFILSGLAAAVAAILLGGYSGVSFQAGAGLEFGAITAVVLGGVALGGGRGSVVGAMLGALTLELLFALMNFYGVSGALRSTVQGAIILLAVAVSATRSSSR
- a CDS encoding ABC transporter permease; translation: MSVLSLLPARRPVPGVFVALALTLAIGWLVVLVDGGQLFNQSTTVSLLHVAAGLGFVAVGQTLVILGGSLDLSVAYVISLSTLVAAETMNGSDGALLPAIGLALAVSAGVGLLNGLLVTRFRVNAFIATLGVGLLLKGYLDSNYDGPAGSTSPGLVQSLGYQRVGPVPLSFLLLLAVTAAAWFVLSRTRFGHHLVAVGGDPEVARLSGVRNDRVLVTAHVLCSLCAGLAGIYLASRLGSGAPRVGTEGLYDLESIAAVVIGGTALAGGRGGVVGTVGGVLLLASIDAIFNQLEVDAFFKQVIRGVIIIAAVAVYARRALRKAAA